A segment of the Cricetulus griseus strain 17A/GY chromosome 6, alternate assembly CriGri-PICRH-1.0, whole genome shotgun sequence genome:
ATATGAGCTGGGGGGTCAAATCTCCACGTCATAGCACAATAACATGTCTTGGTGAGAGTGGGAGACAGTCCCTGGACAGTGGTACTAGAGGTTTCCTACTTATTTGTGGGACTACTTGAACAGACCCAGACTTCATTGTTGCAAATGCCCTGgattccatttcctttcaaaaagCCCAGCTAAGTTAAGCTCCTCCAATTCAGGGCAGCAATTGTGCACCCTGGAACATAACTCACCTAAAGCAGAGTTGGGAACAGTTCAAAACCATTATGGTTATGTGCCTACCCTAGATCCCCCACCCAGAAGGGATCCCCACTTATGGAGAGTCACTTTCACTTCTCTGTGGCATTTAACTGACAGCAGCTCCAGAGAAATGTCAGAGGGCTCAGGGACCTCACACCTCACCCAGCTCAAAGCCCAGCTCCACAGCCTGCCCAGCACAGGTTGCTGGCTGAGCCCAATTTGTCATTTGAAAAAGTGACAATGACTGTCACCACaacatgcctgtttgtttttgtacTGATCCTTTATCCTAATGACACCTCACAGAGGAAAGCTACTATTGTTAAGCCCATTTTGCAGGTGAGAGAGCTGAGCCACAGAAAGGCTCATTAGTTAGGTCACCATCTCATGCAaggtctgtatgtctgtatgtaaaGCCTCCCTCCAGCGGAGACATCAGACAGACTGCAAGAAAGGTTTaatgcttctaatttaaattaagaagaaaaaaagcaatataaaaaaagaaagttttaacgGTGCTTGACCATGGAGTGTGCCTGAAAAACATGGCTTCCATGTTGCATCTGATGAGGAACTTGGGGCATGCTGCCCCTTGTATCTTGCACTAAGTGGGGTATTCAATAAAAGTCTGTGACTTCTGAGATGGCGGTGACGTTTGTGGACTGGACTGGTTGGATTTGAAGTTGTTGATAAGCATTAGGTGTTCCTTACCTTTGTGTAGTGGGGAGCAAATATGTATGACTTGGGCAGACATGGCTGTGGCCCTGAATCTGTATGAAATATGCAAGGCAGGTCAAGTAGGGCAGAACCCTTGCATCTCTGTGCGTGCTGAATCCAGCAAGACCACTGGGTGTGACTAGCCTGCAGTACCAGCTTTCACGGAGAGATGGTGCCCTTTCCCAACAGTTGTAATTTGCTGGCATTCGACAAGGCAAGGAATGCCATGCATTAACCAGAGAAACAACTCCAATTGACCTCTTGAGCCAGCAGACCTCACACCCAGCACTCAGGCCAGGATCATTTTGGCTGTCGTTGAAGTTTTCTCTGCAAATGGGGACAGAACACAGAGAGACAAGTCCTAGGAAGGTGCCACATCCTTCTTAGCAGATATCAGGAAGTCTCCTTTTGTCGTGACATCTCTTTCATGCCCCCTTCCGGGGCGTCTGTAATTGACCAGGTGGGAATGAGCGCAGTGAGAGTTAGTGGGTAGGATGTCTTTCTTTACCCAGGGCTGGAACAACTTGGAGAAATGCTTACAGGACCTGACTTTCCTCAGCTTAGAAGGCTGCTGCAAAGTCAAAAGCGCTATTAAGGTGTTTTGCTGGCTGTGCTGTTGCACTGAGACTTAACGGGTCATAGCACAGATGCTGCTGAAGCTTGCCCTGCCCCTGAGCTGGATCCCTGAGAGGGACCTCTGCCCATCTAGGCCTACAGCACGCGCCAGATGCCAGACGACCTATCCCCCAATGCACACACCATAGCCCGCGATCATGGGTGTGGTTCCTCTAGCGCCTCCTAAACTCCTGATGTCAGGTGAGTGCACTCACCTGCACCCCTACTGTGCACAGAGGGCACACCAGCGCCTTCTCTATTTAAACCTGCTCCCAGAAACCCAGGGTGGTCCCCGCTAGAAATTCCAACTGTCTCTTCCTGCAGATACAGTTGCCAAGGTTCTCGGGAGTGTCTCACTTTATAGCCACCTTTTTACTTACTCTTGCGCTGGCACTCACCCGAGCTTCTTGTCTCCTCTGGGGCTCAGGAGAAGCCCCAAACTAAGTGGGAATAAATCCACCTGGGAAGATGGACCCCAGCAGTAAGGGTGGTGTGGTCCATCCTCCCAGGGACCCTCGGCCACAAGCAGGCCTGAGCGGAACCCGGGCCTCAGCAAGACAGGTCTGAGTGTGACCAAAAGAaccaggaagaaggagaggagataGGTGCCACGTGAGATTGGGGTGGGGGGCGGTGTTACGGTTTGGGGCAGCATTTTGTCTGTCCTCCTGAGTGACCCTAACTCTTTGGCGGATGAGTTTGCAGACCTCTCTGCCTGCAGCCAGGGGGCGGCGGGGAGCCGGAGCACGGAGGAAAAATCCACCCATTTCCTGGGCAGATTGCGTCGGCCGCCGCCCGGCCGTGTCCCCGCCTCCCGGCCGCGGCCCCCGCGCACAGCCCGCGCCGTGCTCAGAACCCGGTGGCCCTTCTCGGCAGCGGAGCGCGCGGGGACGCGGCAGCAGCGGGCAGCGCGGGAGGGCAGAGCGCGCCGGGCAGGGCCGCCTGGTCACCTCCCAGCGCCGGGGCGGCGCGGCGATGGCCAGGGCGCACAGGGTGGCGGAGACGGGCGGGAGGCGGCGGGCGGAGGGGGCGGGGGACGCGGCCGGGCGCCCCTGCCCGCCGTGGTGCCCGCCGCCTGAGACTGCCTGGGGCGCGGGAGCCAGCGCCGGCGCGGCGCGGGCGCAGGAGGCCACTCGAGGCGCGATGTCGGTACCGTTGCTGAAGATCGGGGTCGTGCTAAGCACCATGGCCATGATCACCAACTGGATGTCCCAGACACTGCCCTCGCTGGTGGGCCTCAACACCACCCGGCTCTCGGCCGCCAGCGGCGGGACGCTGGACCGCAGCACCGGCGTAAGTGAGCCCACCTTGCGCCCTCGCggcccctcctccctcctgcctcctcttggGTAGGAGCCCCGGGCTGGCCCAACGGGGCCGCACAGGATGGGGTCACCcggagagggagggaagcaggggcCGGGGTCACGAGCCCACCTTCTGCGCAGCAGCTAAGCAGCGCCTCCAGTTGTTGCGGCCGCCACCCGTACTCTAGAGTCTCGGGGCGATGCTTCCTGCGCCGGGTCCCCTCGAGGGGCTTGAGAACACctgctggggtggtggtggtgggagaggTTCAAAAGTCTAGAGTCCTTGTTCACCTATATTAGGAAGTCTTTCCTTGCGAAGCTTAGGAAACTGAAACTAGGGACTTGGGGACTTAGCCAAGGTCACTCAGCAAGTAAGGGGTGGAGATGCTTCTTAAAGCCTTTTGTGGGCTAGATCCAGCCGGGACTCAGCTCGCCCTACTTTGTAAAAGGGGAACTGGACCGGCCCAGAGCGGGGACCCAGGCAGAAGATAAGAGCTCGGTGGTCTCATCTGAGCCCCCCACCCAAATCCCGGGGCACTATTCTCTTCCCATCCCCACTAGAAGATCTAAGGGTCCACTCCAGAGGAGGTTGAGAGGAGCTGGGCGGGACCGGACCCCGcttcccccccccgcccccacctccgcaagtgccttcacccaccCCTTTCTACCGGCCTCTGAAATGGAAATCGCATCTCCATGCCATCAGCAGCCTGGAGAGGGGAGTGATGGCTACCTTCGGGGTGGAGGGTCTGGGCAGGGCTGACTTCCATGGGGGCTGGAGCAGGCTGAGCTGAGACCACCCTTCAGTGAGGGGCCACTGGTAAGGGTCCCTGGCCTAACCTTAAGTGGAAAGGAGAGGTGAAGGACGGGTCTCCTTTTTCCTCCAGTTCTGCTCCCAAGGGCTCAGTGGTGTGAaccactcccccccaccccccctacccccacacacacatacctatgtCTCTTGTTGGGTCTACCTTTCGAGTTTTCCTAGTGCTGGGTGTGGTGTcgaaacctttaatcccagcactcgagaggcagaggcaggtgaatctctgtgagttagaagccagcatggtctacatagtgagttcccaaaaaccaaaccaacaaaaaaatcaagatgaGTTTCCCTGATAAGGACTTGACATACTTCTATTGCTGAGGTTGGATGAATGAAATTGAAGTATATCACTACCATAGCTTCTCTACCTTCCTCCCCAGCCCTATCTAAAAATAGCAGGGAAGTGCAGGATGCCAGGGAAAGGTTTGGAGACAGTGGGCAGGCTGCAGTAGCAGGAGGGCAGGAGGGTGTGTGCAGGAGCATTGGTGTCTACTACCCCGCTGTGTCTCTGAAGGTCAGGGTCATGGATGGTATAGAGTGCCTGCAAGGTGAACCTAGCTCCTCACAGCTCTGGTTCCTTGGTGGTCTTTGGGCAAACCCACAGCGTGTTTGTTGACATCCACCAAATGGCTCGGTGGGTCGGAACTGCATGGAGTTGGAAGGCCAGCATCTTAGCCAGGCTGCTTTCAGGGAGACAGCACAGCTCTAGGCCATTGCTGCTCTGGGTTTCTAGGCACTGATGAGAACTGTTAACAATGGTACTTGTCTCCGAGTGTTAGGGAACAGAAGATCAAGGCTTGACTGTACCTACTAGGgaaagagggtgtctgatcccctgaaCCGTTAGCCACTGGGCTTCTTATATGGCCCCTGcagcccttcccacctccccaagCATTAATCTGATTAGATGTCAAAACTCTAAGCATCCAGGGCTGAACTTGAACTTTAAGACATTGTGTCCCTCTGATCTACTTCAGTCCTTGGCACCCAGGCACAAGCCTCCCTcattctcttgttctctctccattcccttccccACCTGCCCCTCTCCAGGTGTTGCCCACCAACCCCGAGGAGAGCTGGCAGGTGTACAGCTCTGCCCAGGACAGTGAGGGCAGGTGTATCTGCACGGTGGTTGCCCCCCAGCAGACCATGTGTTCACGAGATGCCCGCACAAAACAGCTGAGGCAGCTACTGGAGAAGGTGAGTCTGTGTAGGGGGTGTGTGAGCTTGCACatgcagagtgctgtgtgccagCCTGAGGGTTGGCCAGTCTGCAGGGCTCACCCCAGGCCATCCCTGGTGTGACCCCACTCTAAATatttgtgaatgaatgagtggacAGATGACTGCATGGataggaaaatggaaaagaacaagGTAGCCCTGGTGGGCTTGGGGGGGGTGCTCCATGAAAGAGCTTTTTGATAAGCATGGCTCCTTCGTTCTGCGCCATTTCTCCTCTGAGCATTGTTCAGGGTCTGGTCCAAAGGGCTCAACAATGCTGCCAGGAAAACAGTAGACTCGAGGTGCCTGGCACACAGGTTTTTCCAGGGATGTCTCTGCTCCACTGGTGAATGGTCACACCTGGCAATTCATTCCCACCATGGATGCTTCTAACACAAGGACAATAGTGTGCAATCCATGCATACAATTTGAGTCTTACTCCATTTGATTGTCACAAGACCAGAGTAGAGCTGGTGGCATTGGTCACTCCTCAGATTTTCCCCAGGCTACATAGCTGGTTAGAAAGGGAGCAAGTCTGAATCATTGGACCAGCTGTTGGGCTTCTCTTTCTCAACAAGAGTACCTATGGGCTGCTCCCAGAGACCCAGGATTCTGCAGCTAACCTCACTACTATCAGCCCCTTGAGTGCTGCCATGAGGAGAAGGGAAGATGAGGGGCCTTTCCATCCTGCCCATCTCCCTCCcccaagaaaatgcctccatgggGTGAACTCTTCACAATCAGAGACAGTgggatcatctctctctctctctctctctctctctctctctctctctctctctctctcacacacacacacacacacacacacacacacacacagaaaagctgggactTTCCCCTACTGATTGGACTTTGTATGAGATCTGTGGAGTGAGAGGTCCTTTGTAACTTCAACACAGGCCCTGAGGACAGACATCACCTTTGCTTCCCTCTAGCTGGGGAAGGCAGGATGGCTTTGGAGCCCGGCTTAACCCCTGCCAGGATCTGTCCTCCCCAGCTGGAGCTGAGATAACTGCAGGACTCCCACTTCCTTGGGGAAAGCAGTTCCCTTTTCTGGACTGAGCTCTTTGAGTCAGGGAGCAGCCAGGGGATTTGGGATGACTCCCGTGTCACTGCCAGTCCCCATCTGGAAGAGACGCCAGACCTCATTTCCATCATGGTGCCTGTCGGGCTGACTCACCCAGAAGGGGTAGAGTGTGTGTTGGTTCCTTGGCCTGTTTTGCCACCTTTAGCCACCAGAGTAAATCATTCGAAAAGAGTTCAAGTAAAATACATTTAACAGATCCCACGGACATTTATTTACACCAAGCTAGACAGGAGCCTAATTGAGCCTTTAATTATTCAGAACTGTAGCAAAGGGGCGGGGCATGGAGGGGCCTGAGGCCCAAGTCAAGGGGCCCTGGGAGAAGGGCAGAGCTGGGAAATGGTTCCAGAAAGCTCTAGAGGCCTCTGAGAATGAGGCCGCACAGCTTTCCTCTCTGCCTATGCAGGCCACAGTTTTGCTGCTTAAAAATTTAAAGCCCCATTTCACGCCACGTAGACTCTATTTTGGGAGGGCCTGAGCACTGGCTGGAAGAGAGGCCCTTCATTTACTGTGCCTGCCAGCATTTCTGAGACAAGCCTGCTCCGCCTTTGTGCTCTGGGGCTGGGCCTGGTCAACATGCCTCCTTTCTCTTCTACTTTGCCTTTTCTCTGCCTGTGGGGCGGGGCCAGGCCTGGCACAGACAGCACCTGCCATCTTGAGTGGCAGCAGAAGAGGCTCTGGATTCCCTGGGTCCCCGAGGCTGCTGGTAGCTGAGTACCCTGGAGCTGGTTCTGTATTGCTACCATCTGACTTTGTGTTAGACCCACTTGGTAACACAGCAGGTCAG
Coding sequences within it:
- the Olfm1 gene encoding noelin isoform X4, with protein sequence MARAHRVAETGGRRRAEGAGDAAGRPCPPWCPPPETAWGAGASAGAARAQEATRGAMSVPLLKIGVVLSTMAMITNWMSQTLPSLVGLNTTRLSAASGGTLDRSTGVLPTNPEESWQVYSSAQDSEGRCICTVVAPQQTMCSRDARTKQLRQLLEKVQNMSQSIEVLDRRTQRDLQYVEKMENQMKGLESKFKQVEESHKQHLARQFKG